The Methylomonas montana genome has a window encoding:
- the arsA gene encoding arsenical pump-driving ATPase, which produces MKFLDQPPRFLFFTGKGGVGKTSIACATAIQLADGGRQVLLVSTDPASNVGQVLGITIGNQVTAIPAVAGLAALEIDPQAAAQAYRDRIVGPVRGLLPEAVVKGIEEQLSGACTTEIAAFDEFTALLTDSALTAGYDHIVFDTAPTGHTIRLLQLPGAWSGFLEAGKGDASCLGPLAGLEKQRSQYKTAVDALADPARSRLILVARAQASSLREVARTHEELDAIGLSRQYLLVNGILPETETAQDALATAIYQREQRALAEIPAALRAMPADYIELKPFNLVGLAALRQLLTRAEPVSLHSDAMTSAIQAPNLAKLVDEIAADGHGLVMLMGKGGVGKTTLAAAVAVELARRGLPVHLTTSDPAAHLSETLDGALDNLNVSRIDPQAETERYRQHVLQTKGAQLDAQGRALLEEDLRSPCTEEIAVFQAFSHIIREAGKKFVVMDTAPTGHTLLLLDATGAYHREVSRQMASGTHYLTPMMQLQDPKQTKVLLVTLAETTPVLEAANLQADLRRAGIEPWAWVINNSIAATAVHSPLLRQRAANELPEIEAVAQRHAQRYALVPLLAEEPVGVARLLVLAGGHRIDASISH; this is translated from the coding sequence ATGAAATTCCTCGACCAGCCGCCGCGCTTCCTGTTTTTTACCGGCAAGGGCGGCGTCGGCAAGACTTCAATCGCCTGCGCCACAGCCATACAATTGGCGGATGGCGGGCGCCAGGTGTTGCTGGTCAGTACCGATCCCGCGTCCAATGTCGGTCAGGTGCTTGGCATCACCATCGGTAACCAGGTGACCGCGATTCCGGCCGTGGCTGGCTTGGCGGCATTGGAAATCGACCCGCAAGCGGCCGCGCAAGCCTACCGCGACCGCATCGTCGGCCCGGTGCGGGGGCTATTGCCGGAAGCGGTGGTGAAAGGCATTGAGGAACAACTCTCCGGCGCCTGCACCACCGAAATCGCCGCGTTCGACGAATTCACCGCTTTGCTGACCGATTCGGCATTGACCGCCGGCTACGACCATATCGTCTTCGATACCGCACCCACCGGCCACACCATCCGCTTACTGCAACTACCCGGCGCCTGGAGCGGTTTTCTGGAAGCCGGCAAGGGCGATGCGTCTTGTCTCGGCCCGCTCGCCGGCCTGGAAAAGCAGCGCAGCCAATACAAAACAGCGGTCGATGCGCTGGCCGATCCGGCGCGTAGCCGCTTGATTCTGGTGGCTCGCGCCCAAGCATCCAGCTTGCGGGAAGTGGCGCGTACCCATGAAGAATTGGATGCCATCGGCTTGTCGCGGCAATACTTGCTGGTCAACGGCATTTTGCCGGAAACCGAAACAGCGCAAGACGCGTTGGCGACCGCCATTTATCAACGGGAACAACGGGCGTTGGCGGAAATACCGGCAGCGTTGCGCGCCATGCCCGCCGATTACATCGAATTGAAACCGTTTAATCTGGTCGGTCTGGCTGCGTTGCGGCAATTGCTGACTCGCGCCGAGCCGGTATCGCTGCATAGCGATGCGATGACCAGCGCCATTCAGGCGCCTAACTTGGCAAAACTGGTCGATGAGATTGCCGCCGACGGTCATGGTCTGGTGATGTTGATGGGCAAGGGCGGCGTCGGTAAAACCACGCTGGCCGCCGCCGTGGCGGTGGAACTGGCTCGGCGCGGTCTGCCGGTGCATCTGACGACTTCCGATCCGGCCGCACATTTGAGCGAAACCTTGGATGGTGCGCTGGATAATCTGAACGTCAGCCGCATCGATCCGCAAGCCGAAACCGAGCGCTATCGCCAGCATGTTTTACAAACCAAAGGCGCGCAGTTGGATGCGCAAGGCCGGGCGCTGCTGGAAGAAGATTTGCGCTCGCCTTGTACCGAGGAAATCGCGGTGTTCCAGGCCTTTTCGCACATCATTCGCGAGGCCGGTAAAAAGTTCGTGGTGATGGACACCGCACCAACCGGGCATACCCTGCTGTTGCTGGATGCTACCGGCGCTTACCACCGCGAAGTCAGCCGGCAGATGGCGAGCGGCACGCATTACCTGACGCCGATGATGCAGCTGCAAGACCCCAAGCAAACCAAGGTGCTATTGGTCACGCTGGCGGAAACCACGCCGGTATTGGAGGCGGCCAATCTGCAAGCCGATCTGCGCCGGGCCGGCATTGAGCCTTGGGCTTGGGTGATCAATAACAGCATTGCCGCGACCGCGGTACATTCCCCCTTGCTGCGGCAACGCGCCGCCAACGAATTGCCGGAAATCGAGGCTGTCGCCCAACGGCATGCACAACGTTATGCGCTGGTGCCTTTATTGGCAGAAGAGCCGGTGGGTGTCGCCCGTTTACTGGTATTGGCCGGCGGCCATCGAATCGACGCATCAATATCCCATTAA
- the arsD gene encoding arsenite efflux transporter metallochaperone ArsD: MTTIQVFDPALCCSTGVCGVDVDQQLVGFSADVDWAKQHGAHIDRYNLAQQPLAFAENQLAKSFLERSGAEGLPLILVDGEIALAGRYPSRAELARWVGVVDAAEKPQSGCCSGSSCC, encoded by the coding sequence ATGACCACGATTCAAGTATTCGACCCCGCCTTGTGTTGCAGTACCGGCGTGTGCGGCGTCGATGTCGATCAGCAATTGGTCGGCTTTTCCGCCGATGTCGATTGGGCCAAGCAACACGGTGCACATATCGACCGCTACAACCTGGCTCAGCAACCGCTGGCGTTTGCCGAAAACCAGCTAGCTAAAAGTTTTCTGGAGCGCTCCGGTGCGGAAGGATTGCCTTTGATACTGGTCGATGGCGAAATCGCTTTGGCGGGCCGTTATCCCAGCCGCGCCGAACTGGCCCGTTGGGTGGGGGTCGTCGATGCGGCGGAAAAGCCGCAGTCCGGCTGTTGCAGCGGCAGTAGTTGCTGTTAA
- a CDS encoding arsenate reductase ArsC — translation MNVLFLCTGNSCRSILGEATFNHLAPAGWRALSAGSKPTGQVHPRSLALLEREGIATEGYYSKSWNDLPVTPDIVLSVCGNAANETCPAYLGPVLRSHWGVDDPAHVTGTEAEINASFMAAYRILRHRIEQFLALPLDELKNRPAQLKAELDRIGVLLP, via the coding sequence ATGAACGTGCTGTTTCTTTGTACCGGCAATTCCTGCCGATCCATTCTCGGCGAAGCGACTTTCAACCATCTGGCACCGGCCGGCTGGCGGGCCTTGAGCGCCGGCAGCAAGCCCACCGGTCAAGTGCATCCGCGCTCGCTGGCTTTGCTGGAGCGGGAAGGGATTGCCACCGAGGGTTATTACAGCAAGTCCTGGAACGATTTGCCGGTGACGCCGGATATCGTGCTCAGCGTCTGCGGTAATGCCGCCAACGAAACCTGCCCGGCTTATCTGGGGCCGGTATTGCGCAGTCATTGGGGGGTCGACGATCCCGCTCACGTTACCGGTACGGAAGCAGAAATCAATGCCTCGTTCATGGCCGCTTACCGTATCTTGCGCCACCGCATCGAACAATTTTTAGCGTTGCCGCTGGACGAATTAAAAAACCGGCCAGCACAACTGAAAGCCGAGTTGGACAGGATCGGCGTTTTATTGCCTTAA
- a CDS encoding ArsR/SmtB family transcription factor — translation MDTQLATTIFESLASAVRLDVYRLLVKNAPDGLVAGEIAAQLGLPPTNLSFHLKAMTYSGLINVTAEGRYQRYRANLLLMHDLIAYLTAECCTGHPEQCFDADAVNACCEPTLSLSSTQTDSPS, via the coding sequence ATGGATACCCAACTTGCCACCACCATCTTCGAATCGCTCGCTTCCGCTGTCAGGCTGGACGTGTACCGGCTGCTGGTTAAAAACGCGCCCGACGGTTTGGTCGCCGGCGAAATTGCCGCGCAACTGGGCTTGCCGCCCACCAATCTGTCTTTTCATCTCAAGGCGATGACCTATTCCGGCTTGATCAACGTCACCGCCGAGGGCCGCTATCAGCGCTATCGAGCTAATCTGCTGTTAATGCACGATCTGATCGCTTATCTGACCGCCGAATGCTGCACCGGCCATCCCGAGCAGTGCTTCGATGCCGATGCGGTAAACGCTTGCTGCGAACCGACACTTTCTCTTTCATCGACTCAAACGGACTCACCATCATGA
- a CDS encoding DUF2778 domain-containing protein, whose translation MPHIASCMFRLNSQLFTQFTYDGVHCTAFSGNGPHRNNPTSGNVPNDGSIPPGRYHIVDRQSGGRLGPILDWITDRDIWFALWRDDGTIDDSTFVEGVRRGEFRLHPKGPRGISLGCITIEYHGEFDALRTYLLAQPTMHIPHTKTRTYGTVDVGYLTDTLDQRYRPSGPGATRVA comes from the coding sequence ATGCCTCACATTGCGAGTTGTATGTTCCGTTTGAATAGTCAGTTGTTTACCCAATTTACCTATGATGGCGTGCATTGCACGGCCTTTTCAGGAAATGGACCGCATCGAAACAATCCCACATCTGGCAATGTCCCAAATGATGGCTCCATTCCGCCTGGACGCTACCATATCGTTGATCGTCAAAGTGGCGGGAGGCTGGGACCAATTTTGGACTGGATCACCGACCGTGATATTTGGTTTGCGCTGTGGCGTGATGACGGGACGATCGACGACTCGACCTTTGTGGAAGGCGTCCGACGTGGTGAATTTCGACTTCATCCAAAGGGACCGCGCGGCATCAGCCTCGGTTGCATCACTATCGAATACCATGGCGAGTTCGATGCCCTGCGCACTTATTTGCTGGCGCAGCCTACCATGCATATTCCTCATACCAAGACCCGGACCTACGGAACCGTCGATGTCGGCTATTTGACCGACACGCTCGACCAGCGCTACCGCCCAAGCGGACCGGGCGCTACAAGGGTTGCCTGA
- a CDS encoding L,D-transpeptidase family protein: MKKTTAIFLIAIPVLSHAEFADLITISKSEKVLYLQKQGRVFAAYPVAFGRNPIGHKEKQGDNRTPEGAYTIDARNENSSYFKALHISYPNSKDIDQARVKGVSAGGDIMIHGQKNGFGWASFLVQHFNWTRGCVALSNDNMEKVWQSVNVGAKIEIKP, from the coding sequence ATGAAAAAGACCACAGCCATATTCCTTATTGCAATTCCAGTGCTGTCTCACGCCGAGTTTGCAGACCTAATTACGATTAGTAAATCCGAAAAAGTGTTGTACTTGCAAAAACAAGGTCGAGTTTTCGCCGCTTATCCTGTGGCGTTTGGCCGTAACCCGATTGGACACAAGGAAAAACAGGGTGACAACCGTACTCCGGAGGGTGCTTACACAATAGACGCGAGAAACGAAAACTCGTCGTACTTCAAAGCGCTACATATTTCCTATCCAAACTCAAAAGACATCGACCAAGCTAGGGTTAAAGGCGTTTCTGCAGGTGGCGATATCATGATCCATGGGCAGAAAAATGGTTTCGGCTGGGCGTCTTTCTTAGTTCAGCACTTCAACTGGACTAGGGGTTGTGTAGCACTCTCCAATGACAATATGGAAAAAGTTTGGCAATCGGTTAATGTCGGCGCCAAGATTGAAATCAAACCTTAG
- a CDS encoding phosphoheptose isomerase, with protein sequence MSLQDRIIAHFSDSIQTKQDAMASLCELIEFASQKIVEALVNDKKVLTCGNGGSAGDAQHFSSEMLNRFERERPALPAIALSTDTSTITSIANDYHYDEIFAKQLRALGQAGDILLVYTSSGNSGNIIKAVKVAHDRDMTVIALSGKDGGVLAGVLNEADIEIRVPSFSTARIQEVHLLISHCLCDLIDHQLFGG encoded by the coding sequence ATGAGTTTACAAGACCGCATCATCGCCCACTTTTCCGACAGCATCCAAACCAAGCAGGATGCGATGGCCAGCCTTTGCGAGCTGATTGAGTTTGCCTCGCAAAAAATTGTCGAGGCTCTGGTGAACGACAAAAAAGTACTGACCTGCGGCAACGGCGGTTCGGCGGGCGATGCCCAGCATTTTTCTTCGGAAATGCTGAATCGTTTCGAGCGCGAACGCCCGGCTTTGCCGGCGATTGCGTTGAGCACCGATACCTCGACCATCACCTCCATCGCCAACGACTACCATTACGACGAAATCTTCGCCAAGCAATTACGCGCCTTGGGTCAGGCCGGCGACATCTTGTTGGTCTACACCAGCAGCGGCAATTCCGGCAATATCATCAAGGCCGTAAAAGTGGCGCACGACCGCGACATGACGGTGATCGCGCTGAGCGGCAAGGATGGCGGCGTATTGGCCGGCGTATTGAACGAAGCCGACATCGAAATTCGTGTACCGTCCTTTTCCACCGCCCGCATCCAGGAAGTGCATCTATTGATCTCGCATTGTTTGTGCGATTTGATCGATCACCAGTTGTTTGGGGGGTAA
- a CDS encoding YraN family protein, protein MLFGKAKPVHLQKGDSAEQQALTYLQQQGLTLVCSNFRCKMGELDLVMKDGTALVIVEVRFRQSEQFGGALASITRQKQARIVAATQHYVIINKLSNASIRFDVVAVSGDNRLNWIKNAFQT, encoded by the coding sequence ATGTTGTTTGGTAAAGCCAAGCCGGTCCATCTGCAAAAAGGCGATAGCGCCGAGCAGCAGGCCTTGACCTATTTACAGCAGCAGGGCTTGACGCTGGTGTGCAGCAATTTCCGCTGCAAAATGGGCGAGCTGGATTTGGTGATGAAGGATGGTACGGCGCTGGTCATCGTCGAGGTGCGCTTTCGCCAATCGGAGCAATTCGGCGGCGCGTTGGCTAGCATTACCCGGCAAAAACAGGCGCGCATCGTCGCCGCCACCCAACACTATGTCATAATCAACAAGCTGAGCAACGCCTCGATTCGTTTCGACGTGGTCGCCGTGTCGGGCGACAACCGCCTCAACTGGATTAAAAACGCTTTTCAAACCTGA
- a CDS encoding penicillin-binding protein activator — protein MSDRKLAAIMPRRVLSCWFFGLLLLAACSNEPTKNKAQLEVRPQAAVRKPKPVEPARSYRMPDNQNSLHLLDADTRIQSGDSQAAQRALDKINPTELPPEQFSKFKLIEAQIALSIGDAEQALKKLEGARPAVLVDADQINYYQSLAFVHALLGDVVPSVRARLKLGRLLLAPEQQKQNIIAILDALSILPLEKLSSSASVADELSGWMALAKILKQRELPGFDTAGQIQQWRRTFPGHPANADYLQAYLSAPQVAPQPVPEMPAQGLTPTPGATVAVLLPSSGPYATAAKAIKDGLLVAHRLAASAAPQLPLKFYDSEKADVASLYQQALADGAKQVIGPLVKEQIQSLAQTSELTVPVLALNHVENLSKANLYQFGLSPIDDAEQLVLKARRDGYQNAVLLTPDSTQGTRIRHYLMSAWQAGGGAVIGMESYDPKQHDFAAIMKSLLGASVSVNGQKQALALFVSATPELARELAPQLKYQQSNALGVYAMPNIYSGRQNPVRDTELGKVQFCDIPWLFADAYSGPLSQQAVQHTWQGLSDSQVKLVALGIDAYNLMGQLGQLANAPYAGATGRLSLSGENRVARKLVCAEFKAGVPVSSGFVE, from the coding sequence ATGTCTGATCGCAAATTAGCCGCCATTATGCCGCGTCGTGTTTTAAGCTGCTGGTTTTTCGGCTTGCTGTTGTTAGCCGCTTGCAGTAACGAACCCACCAAAAACAAGGCACAGCTGGAAGTACGGCCGCAGGCCGCCGTCCGCAAGCCCAAACCCGTCGAACCGGCGCGCAGCTACCGGATGCCGGATAATCAAAACAGTCTGCATTTGCTGGACGCCGACACTCGGATTCAATCCGGCGACAGCCAAGCCGCGCAAAGAGCGCTGGACAAAATCAACCCCACCGAATTGCCGCCGGAACAATTCAGTAAATTCAAATTAATCGAAGCGCAAATTGCTTTGAGTATCGGCGATGCCGAACAGGCCCTGAAAAAACTGGAAGGTGCCCGTCCTGCCGTGTTGGTCGATGCCGATCAGATCAATTATTACCAGTCGCTGGCCTTCGTCCACGCGCTGCTGGGCGATGTGGTGCCCAGCGTCAGGGCGCGCCTGAAACTCGGCCGCTTGTTGCTCGCGCCGGAACAGCAAAAGCAAAACATCATCGCGATTCTCGACGCGCTTAGCATCTTGCCGCTGGAAAAACTCAGTTCATCCGCGTCTGTCGCCGACGAACTGAGCGGCTGGATGGCCCTGGCTAAAATCCTGAAGCAGAGAGAGTTACCCGGTTTCGATACCGCCGGGCAAATTCAGCAATGGCGGCGGACTTTTCCGGGGCATCCGGCTAATGCCGATTATTTGCAGGCGTATTTGAGCGCACCGCAAGTCGCCCCGCAGCCGGTGCCTGAGATGCCCGCACAAGGTCTGACGCCAACGCCGGGAGCGACTGTCGCGGTATTACTGCCCAGTTCCGGGCCTTACGCCACGGCCGCTAAAGCCATTAAGGACGGTCTACTGGTTGCGCACCGGCTGGCCGCCAGCGCCGCGCCGCAACTGCCTTTGAAGTTTTACGACAGCGAGAAGGCTGATGTCGCCAGCCTCTATCAGCAAGCGCTGGCCGATGGTGCCAAACAGGTGATAGGGCCGCTGGTGAAAGAGCAAATCCAAAGCCTGGCGCAAACCAGCGAATTAACGGTGCCGGTGTTGGCCTTGAATCATGTCGAAAACCTCAGTAAAGCCAATCTGTATCAATTTGGCTTGAGTCCGATCGACGATGCCGAACAATTGGTGCTGAAAGCCAGACGCGACGGCTACCAAAACGCCGTGCTGCTGACGCCGGACAGCACCCAGGGCACGCGAATTCGTCATTATCTGATGTCTGCCTGGCAGGCGGGTGGCGGCGCGGTAATCGGCATGGAGAGCTACGATCCGAAACAACACGATTTCGCGGCCATCATGAAAAGCTTGCTCGGTGCCAGCGTTAGCGTCAATGGCCAGAAACAGGCGTTGGCCTTGTTCGTCAGCGCCACGCCGGAATTGGCTCGGGAGCTGGCACCGCAGTTGAAATACCAGCAAAGCAATGCGTTGGGGGTGTATGCAATGCCCAACATCTACAGCGGCCGGCAAAATCCGGTGCGGGATACCGAACTGGGTAAGGTTCAGTTCTGCGATATTCCCTGGCTATTCGCCGACGCCTATAGCGGCCCGCTCAGCCAACAAGCCGTGCAACATACGTGGCAAGGCCTGAGCGACAGTCAGGTTAAACTGGTGGCCTTGGGTATAGACGCCTACAACTTGATGGGGCAACTGGGCCAATTGGCGAACGCGCCTTACGCCGGCGCCACCGGCCGTTTGTCGCTAAGCGGCGAGAACCGTGTCGCTCGCAAACTGGTCTGCGCCGAGTTCAAAGCCGGTGTGCCGGTATCGTCGGGTTTTGTCGAATAA
- the rsmI gene encoding 16S rRNA (cytidine(1402)-2'-O)-methyltransferase: protein MYGKLYVVATPIGNLADFSFRAVEILKQVDLIAAEDTRHVRMLLQHYGINKPLQSLHQHNEDHASQGLVDKIRDGQSLALVSDAGTPMISDPGLPLVKLARQHGIEVSPIPGACALIAALSVAGLPTSRFSFEGFLPRTGSARRSFFEHKLADSSTWAFYESSHRIQAALEDMLTVFPAEHQIVVAREITKLHETIVNDQLAKVLEKVQTDENMRKGEFVVIVAGREIDTKEDDLSEEQQRILSLLLKECSIKTAVALAVEITGQRKKLLYQAALAMQDAGRA from the coding sequence ATGTACGGAAAATTATACGTGGTTGCCACCCCAATAGGTAATCTGGCCGATTTCAGCTTCCGGGCGGTCGAAATATTGAAGCAGGTGGACTTAATCGCGGCCGAAGATACCCGCCATGTCAGAATGCTGTTGCAACATTACGGCATCAATAAACCTCTGCAATCCTTGCATCAGCACAACGAAGACCATGCCTCGCAAGGCCTGGTAGACAAAATCCGCGACGGCCAGTCGCTGGCACTGGTATCCGACGCTGGCACGCCGATGATTAGCGATCCCGGCCTGCCGCTGGTGAAACTGGCCAGACAGCACGGCATCGAAGTTAGCCCCATCCCAGGCGCTTGCGCGTTGATCGCCGCCTTATCGGTGGCCGGGCTGCCGACCAGCCGTTTCAGTTTCGAAGGTTTTCTACCGCGCACCGGCTCGGCTCGGCGCAGTTTTTTCGAACACAAGCTGGCTGACAGTTCGACTTGGGCGTTTTACGAATCCAGCCATCGCATCCAGGCCGCCTTGGAAGACATGCTGACGGTATTTCCGGCCGAGCATCAAATTGTCGTCGCCCGGGAAATCACCAAATTGCACGAAACCATCGTCAACGACCAATTAGCTAAGGTCTTGGAGAAAGTTCAGACCGACGAGAACATGCGCAAGGGCGAATTCGTCGTCATCGTCGCCGGCCGGGAGATCGACACAAAGGAAGACGATCTGAGCGAGGAGCAACAACGCATTTTGAGTTTGCTGTTAAAGGAATGTTCGATCAAAACCGCCGTGGCCTTGGCGGTGGAGATTACCGGCCAACGCAAGAAGCTGTTGTATCAGGCAGCGCTGGCGATGCAGGACGCGGGCCGAGCCTAA
- a CDS encoding glutaredoxin family protein, translated as MVDFILFGTAGCHLCEEAEALLTAAGIGFDSKDIIDDEQCQQQYGLLIPVLLHQASGQQLNWPFDRIQLTDFVRQTG; from the coding sequence ATGGTCGATTTCATCCTGTTCGGCACCGCCGGTTGCCATTTATGCGAGGAAGCCGAGGCTTTGCTGACTGCGGCTGGAATTGGTTTCGACAGCAAAGACATCATCGACGATGAGCAATGCCAACAACAATACGGCTTGCTGATTCCCGTGCTGCTGCATCAGGCTAGCGGGCAGCAGCTCAATTGGCCGTTCGATCGGATACAATTGACTGATTTTGTCCGGCAAACCGGTTAG
- a CDS encoding TIGR00645 family protein, with amino-acid sequence MQKRVEYLLERTMYASRWIMAPIYLGMTVILMVLAVKFFQELYHFVPHILELPDTDIILKLLTFIDLALVGSLTVIVMFSGYENFVSRMDIESDTEKLEWLGTHDYGSLKTKVTSSIVAISSIHLLKIFMNLHAAETDKLQWYVIIHLTLVVSAFFMGYLDKISKH; translated from the coding sequence ATGCAAAAACGCGTCGAATATCTGCTGGAACGTACCATGTACGCCAGTCGCTGGATCATGGCGCCGATTTATCTGGGTATGACCGTGATTTTGATGGTGTTGGCGGTCAAGTTCTTTCAAGAGCTTTATCATTTTGTGCCGCATATCCTCGAGCTGCCTGATACCGACATCATCCTTAAGCTATTGACCTTCATCGATCTGGCCTTGGTCGGCAGCCTGACTGTGATCGTGATGTTCAGCGGCTATGAAAATTTCGTGTCCCGAATGGACATCGAATCGGATACCGAAAAATTGGAATGGCTGGGCACCCACGATTACGGTTCGCTGAAAACCAAGGTCACTTCATCGATCGTCGCCATTTCCTCGATTCATCTACTAAAAATATTCATGAATCTGCATGCTGCCGAAACCGACAAATTGCAATGGTATGTGATCATCCATCTAACCTTGGTGGTATCCGCATTTTTCATGGGCTATCTGGATAAAATTTCCAAACACTGA